From the genome of Canis lupus familiaris isolate Mischka breed German Shepherd chromosome 20, alternate assembly UU_Cfam_GSD_1.0, whole genome shotgun sequence:
CCCTGGGACCAGGCCACAGAGGGTCCCCAGGGGGGCACAGGCAGCTGCCCGCAGAGGATGCTTATTGCCATGGTGATGATTTGGGAGCCCAAAGGTGGATGGTTGTCATGGCCTCCCAAGCCCATTGGAGCTGCCTGGGCCACCCTCCTCTACCGGGACCCTCAACCTGCCATCAACTGGGGTAGGGGCAGCAGGAAGCAGCCTGGCTGGCCCCAACTCTCTGGCCCCATCAGGCCTGCTGGAGACATCTGTTCCGCTTTCAGCTGTGTCAGAAAGAATCAGGATGTGCCATCCAGATATGGGCTTGCTCAGGCCACAGCCCCACCGGAAGCCTCCCCAGGAGCTGTGGCCACCACAGGCCCTCAGGCCCACAGTCTGCAGGCTCCTCTGTGAATGTCAGCCACCCTCCTTTGTCACCAGCACCTGGCACTGGGAGGGCCTGTCATGTAGCAGGCCCCAGAGGCCAGTCATGCCTACCTCATGTCATAGAAGGGGAAACTAGGGCTGGCTAGAGATGCCCAGTCACTTGGGCTCCCGTGGCCCCCATGGAGCTGCTTCCTGTGCTGGGGACATAGCATGGGGTTTGGGGCAAGCACGACCCAGAGTCAGTAGACCTGGGTCAGGCCCAGAACCCTCGGCCAAGCCTTCTCTTTCCGGTCTTAGAGTCTCAGCTGTGAAATAGGCCGACCGATGACCCGGCCAGCTGTGTGTGTACAGAGGGGCCACCCAGCCAGACCCGGGGTGGGCTCCCCCAGGACTTCAGCTGCTGGGACTGTGCATGTCACAGGGGGCCATGAATTCCACCACAGGGCTTGAGCTCGAGGGCCTGTCTCTCCTCTCGTTGAAAGGTGGCTGCATGCAGGGTCCTCCAATATGGCCGTCCTGGAGGTGCCTCTGCTCTCTGGCTTCCGGGTGGACATCGAGAGCCTGGAGCAGGTGAGGTGGCGCCGGCAGGCAGGAGCCAGGTGGGGTCTCCAGCGGACTGCCCTGTCCGGGTTGCAAATTCCCTgctctttataatttattttttttattcggCAAAGTTGATGCCTTGGGGCTGGTCACctgctggggggcaggtgggggaggagggagtcaGCAAACATGGATGTGCTTTAGGGACAAGGTGGGGTGCCAGAGGGTACCCTCAGCCCTGGTTCTCCAGAAACTTGTCACTACCCCCAAACTCAAGAGAGACCCGTCCCATGTGGTGGGTGTGGTCTTGCCCAAGGCAGGAGAAGGTCTGCAGTGTGGGGAGAATAAAGCAGGAAAGGCAGGCCAGTCCTGGAGGGTGGAGGTGACCAGGGAGGTGGCGCAGAGCACCAGGGTAAGAAAGACCAGTATAGAGGCCGTGGGTTTATGTTTCCAAAACTATGAAGTCCCAGGCTGATGGCAGTTGAATGTTGCAGGTGAGGTAAAAGCAGGTGGCAGGGCTCAGCTGGGCACCTCGGATGTCACAGGGAGGCCTAGCCTAGGGCTAGGGCCAGATGGAGGGAGGCtacaggaagggaaagggagggaaggtgggagctCAGGGTAGCTGTAACCAGCCTCGCATACCCTGTCCCGGGTGCTGGGTGGGCTGGCAGGGCCTGGGTAGCACTGACCCGTGGGGACTTGCTGGAGGGCCACAGCCAAGCCGCCGGCCTCTGGGGCCTTGGCTTCCTTCCGAACCTGGCCCACCTCCCCCTGACCAGTGTCGGCCCCACAGAGACTGGGGAGGAAGCAAGCGCTGGGGACAGAGGTGCTGGGTGGATGGACCCTGACCTCTGGCTTCCTCGCCAGCTGCTCTTTGACAAGCATTTCACGCTGAAGAGGTACGAGGTGGCTGGACGCAGAGTCCTCTTCTACTTTGATGAGGTACTACTGTCACTGGGGTGGGACTGGGCGCAGGGGTGGAGGCTTCTGCAGCAGCCGTGTTGGTGAGGGCGGAGCTGTCATGGCCCAGTGTGGTTCCTGCAACCATCTCATAtggtgaaaaagaaacagagacaataaaTCCAGGCAGAGCCGGTACAGCTGGTAGCTTTGTGCCCCAGCCAGCTCACCTGGGTGGAAAAAATTGGGAGGGGATGGAATAGTATTCAGGTATAAAAAGGAGTGTATGTAGCACTGATGTGTGGGTGAACCTGAACACCAGACACAAAGGCTTCCTAGCGCATAATCCCATGTATATGAAAAGTCCAGAACAGGTGAAtccatagagacacacagagcaggcttgtggttgccaggggctgggggaggggagggtgggagtgaggagTGAAAGACCAGGTGTTCTAACACGTAGACTGGAAGGACCCACACAACTAAGTGGAATCAAGTTTCTGTTTTTCACGCCTCCTGGGTATCCTGAAAATCAGCCAGTTCTGGGCACATGCTTTGAGGCATAGTAGGGGCTGTCGCTCATCCCTGAACCTAGTGGCCCCAGCCAGGCCTGAGCCCGTCTGCTAACCCCACAGATCCCCAGCCGGTGCCTGACCTGCGTGCGGTTCCGCGCGCTGCGTGAGCATGTTGTGGGCAGGACGTCTGCGCTGCCCGTCTCTGTGTACGACTACTACGAGCCTGGTAGGCCCGCGCCCACCCGCACCCTCAGCTCAGTTCCTCACCTTGTCACCCCATCAGTTGGTCACTCCTCCCCTGCCTCGTCCCGCAGCGTTCGAAGCCACGCGGTTCTATAACGTCAGCTCGCGCAGTCCGCTTGCCCGGGAGCTGTGCGCTGGGCCCGCGTGCAACGAGGTGGAGCGCGCCCCGGCTCAGGGCCCCGGTGAGTGCGCGGGCTGCTgcctcccctacccccagccaCCGCGACCGCCCTTCGGGAGCTCAGGTGCGAGCGGGGGAGCGGGGTCTCCAGGCAGAGGACAGCTGGGTAAAGGAAGGAGGACAAGCTGGCTCATTCTGGGGACAGGGCCGAGGGGCTGTGGGCGGGCACCGAAGGGGGCGTGGCCgagcgggagggggcggggctgagggGCTGTGGGCGGGCACCGAAGGGGGGGGGCCGAGGGGCTGTGGGCGGGTACagaagggggcggggccgagggtcTGTGGGCGGGCACcgaagggggcggggccgagggtcTGTGGGCGGGCACcgaagggggcggggccgagggtcTGTGGGCGGGCACcgaagggggcggggccgagggtcTGTGGGCGGGTACagaagggggcggggccgagggtcTGTGGGCGGGCACcgaagggggcggggccgagggtcTGTGGGCGGGCACcgaagggggcggggccgagggtcTGTGGGCGGGTACAGAAGGGGGCAGGGCCGAGGGTCTGTGGGCGGGCACcgaagggggcggggccgagggtcTGTGGGCGGGCACCGAAGGAGCGGGGCCGAGGGGCTGTGGGCGGGTACAgaaggggcggggccgagcgagaggggcggggccgaggggctgggggcgggcacCGAAGTGGGGCGGGGCCGAGCgagaggggcggggccgaggggctgggggcgggcttGTGGGGGCGGGGCCTAGAGGCGTGAAAGTGAGATGGGGAGAGGGCGGGGCCGAGCGGGGTGCGGGCGCCCAGAGCAGAACCCGTGGTGCCCCTTCCTTCGTCCACAAACCAGAGGTGTAGGGACTGCAGGGCCCTGGCCATGAGCTCCGAGGGTGGCCGCAGCAAAGGGCTGGGTGGGGCTGTGGGGATCcttcaaaacctttttatttttcaaacatactTGAAATAGGTTTAGATTGCTTTGGTTGATAGCTTCAGTTGTTTTTGCAAGTACTGGGCAAATACTTGCATGAAATTCCAGCAGGTCAGGGCTCAGGGACTCCCAGTAACTGTCGAACACCAGTCGCCACCCTGTCGAAGGTAGTAGTCCCGCCCCAGGGACTTTCCTCCACTCCAGGCCTGGTGGGAAGCGCGGGCCAGGTGGGGATTGGGGTTCCGGAGACCCTGCCGACTTCACCTCGCCCCCAGGGTGGTCCCCGGGCGAGCGAGGTCCTGCGGCCGCCCCAGAGGAGGGGGCGAAGATTTTGCGCTGTGGCTGCGCCCGGGACTGTAGCGCCCGCGGGGACCCGGTGTGCGGCTCCAACGGTGTCGTCTACACCAGCGCCTGCCACCTGCAGGAAGCCGCCTGCCTAGGCCGCGCGAGATTGGAGCCTGCACCCCCTGGCCACTGTGCCCTCGGTGAGGACCCAGCTGGGTCTGGGACCCCAGCTCTCCCTGGATACAAATAATGCACCCCTCTCTTTATcacatcctcctcctctccatcaccccctcctcctccccatccccacctcctctgCCCCATCACCTCCTCCCATCACCTTCAtcctccacctcccaccacctcctcctcccatcacCTTCTCTTCCCTGTCACCTTCTCCCTCCTGTCTAGTGTCACTCcgtctcccctcctctcctctcccctcctcttcccccactccctgACTGTCGCAGTCCTCCATTCCCTGTCTCTCCCTGATCCTAACAGAAGTGGCCCCTGCATCTCTcatctctgactctctgtctttGGACTCAGGACTGTCACGCTCTGTTCCTTAGGCCTTGTGTCCTCTCCATCTCTGGTTCCTTGCATCAGGGTTTCTGCATCTCCTCAGTCTTGCTTGagtctctccccatccccaccccaagtTTGTGCTTTTCTGGGACTACACATCTCTGAGCTCTgtgtccccttcccccacccttgtAATCTCTCACCTCCTGCCTGTTGCTCTGGGCCATAGATCTCCTCTTTATGGTCTCTCTGGGCTATCTGCCATCCAGATGGTCCCCCTCCAGTGCCCTCCTACCGACTGAGCCCCCCTTCCTTCCAGAGCAGCTGACACCGGCCTCTGCGTCATACAGTTACGACTATGACCCAGTGCCCCCGGACTCTGGGCACCTGGCAGCCAGCCATGGCCATGAGGTGATGGActtggagggggaggcagaggacagGTGAGAGCCAAGCCCCTCAATTCCCTCCCCCTACTGGCCCTGCACCTGACAGGAAGTGGGAGTGACCAATAGATGGGTCAGCCTGCAGGTTTCCAGGAACTAGGTAGGAGAGAGACAaggtgatggggaggagggggaggaggaggtggtgatgAAGAGGATAGGGAGATGCACTACCTGTATCCAGGGAGAGCTGGGGTCCCAGAGGTCAGACCCAAGCTGAGTCCTTACCAAGGACACAGTGGCCAGGGGGCTGCAGGCTCCAGTCTCCCAGGGCCTAGGCAGGTGGCCCCCTGCAGGGATCTCTTCTCTCCTGACCCCATCCCCCACTGTCTGTCCAACACACATCAGAGAACAGCCTGTAGGAGCGCAGTGAGGCTGAGCCTTCCCAAGGACGCGACCCCAGGACAGACCTGTCTATGGGCTGCCCTGGGACCCTGTTAAAGAAATTATTCACGATGCTTGTTAAGATGGCAAGGAAGACTTTGTTCAAGGGAAGGGGCACTGGAGACCAATAGCAGGACCATGCGGTGGGGCCTTACAGTGGAGAGGAAGCCAGGACCCAGTTTGAATGGTACAAGAAAGAATGGAGATTTATAGTCAAGGACCAGCGTGGGGTCCATGAACGAAGAATTACTGACCGGAAACATCAGGGATGAAGGGAGAGTTCTGACTGACCCCACCTAACAGCATCCCCCCCCAAAAGGCAGGCCAGGGTGTCAGACAATGCcccagggctggtggggaggagggagctgaCTGGATATGGAGGGTGACTAGGTATGGAGTGAGGCATTCCAGCCTAAGCCGACGTAGCAGGGGTCTTGCTGTAATTGGACAGTGCTGAGATGAATGAACCCCAAAGCCCAGAAGTGGAGACCTAGTCGAAAAAGAGGAGCCTgagtggcttttttttaaatttatttttatttatttatgatagacatagagagagatagagagagaggcagagacacaggcagagggagagggagaagcaggctccatgcagggagcccgacgcaggactcgatcccgggactccaggaccgcgccctgggccaaaggcaggcgcgaaaccactgagccacccagggatccccctgagtgGCTTTTGATCAGAGAATCTTTGTCActccagggaagggaaggggaagtgggtgggagacCAGAGAGCCCTGTGGGGTGAGGCTGGGAAATGGCTGCCGGgcagacttcctggaggaggcgaaCTTTTCTAAGTTACAGCAAACTCAAGAGGTTTAAGCAACGGGTTGAGTTTATCAGCTCAGGTACGTGCCAGCTCCTGGGGCTTGCTGTACTGTCAGGCCTCAGACTGTGTCCCCCTAGGTCCTGCCTGCCTTGGCGGGTCTCCCCGACACATGTCCGTGGCAAAGGCAGGGTTTTGGCACACCCAGTGGGAATGCTTCCACGAGTGCCCACCAAAGTCCCGGAGGCTCAGGGCCGCATCCTCCACACCAGGCACTAGGGCTCTTAGTCCGTGTGCGCTTAATATAATTATTGGTAGAGCTGGGCTAATGGCTCTGGTTTCagtatttgttctgttttgtccTCCGTGGCTCCTTTTGTctctattgaatattttttttaggattccatTTCGATTCCACTCCGGGGATCACCATATATATCCCTTTTCAGTTGGTTGTTCATTTTTCACCACTGTCACAACTGACTCTGCAGTTCTCCCCTACGGGTGGCTTTGTGCCGTCACCGCCTTGGTCAAGATACAGACCGGCTGTCCCTTTACAGCCACGCCCACCCGGCCCCTCCCCGAGTGTCGTTGGGGAATGCTGTGGAAACGGGAGTCCTTTGGAGACTGGCTTTTCTCACTTGCCTCCCATCCGCGTTGTTGTGTGTACCAGAAGTGAACAACCTGTCCCATCGCCGTGCCCCGGTGGCAGTGGGCAGGGTCCTGAGGGTCCTCTTCAGGGGACATGAACCTGCCCCATGACGTGGAGGCAGCTCCAGCTGAGGGCACGCTGGCCCCCGGAAGGCCTGGCAGCCCACggtgtctttctcttttctctctccagtcAGAGTGGCTTCTCTTCCTAATGCTCCAAGCAAGAGGACTTGATCTGGCTGCGTCctgtccctgcctgcccccccggAAGGGGGCCACTGAGGggagagctcccttgcccctctGGTGGGCGGGCGGACCCCACTCCAGGTGACTCCAGCCTCCAAATGAACCTGATACACGGAACGCAGAGACCTGCCTCGATGGATGACAGGCCTCCTCCCAGCCTTCCCTCAACCAGGGGGTCGGCCTcgatccccccacctccccacctgcaCCTGGGACTGGCTGCACCCCTCCTCGGGCCAGAGCAGCTCCTGCtccgggggcaggggtggaatTCCTGGGAAGGACCTGCGGCCAAAGGCCTCTGTCAGCAACTTCCAAGTGAAATAGGCTGCCTTTCTCCAAAATGCAAAGGTCTGGCcccctttggggcacctggctgctgAGCCCCTGGACCTAGACCTCAAATTGTCCCATAATGGTCACagtccccacacacacccctccccatcTCACCGCAGGGGTCCCTGAATGTTTGGTCCTGACAGTGCCAGGCCCTTGGAGAGCCGCGGGCTCTGACAGAGGCGCCTTCAGCTTCCTGCCTCCAGGACTAGGTCGATACCCACCCCAGGGTATCACCCCCTGAGCCCCTGAGCTCCCGGGACCCCACACGGGGAACTGCCCTCTTCCAGcatcctgggagggagccccagctctgcacccagGCCTGCCTTCGTTGGGGGACCCTCCCACATTCCTCTTTGTAACCCTCAGGGGATGCCTGCCTCTCTTTGCTCCCGTGCGGCCTGTCTTCTCCCCTTCACGGTGGTATTTATTGCAGCCGGTGCTGCTCGTCTCTGACCTCCAGCCAGTGGGTCCCCAGTGTGCAGCGCCGGCCACTTTCCCGCGCCGCTCACCCCCACCAGCCTACAAGGGACagttcctgggccctgggcccgcTCCCTGCGGAGGCCGCTCCTATAATAAAAGCTCATTTCCAGAGTCACAGCCAGACTTTGGCCTCTGGGGGGGCAGCACTGAGGGCTGGAGCCCCTGCTCCTGTCAGGCCCCCAACACCTCTGTTCCCTGGTCTCCAGCTCAGCCTTTcagagctgggtggggaggaACGTTtcgaacacctgcaccccaacctAATCGCAGACTCCCATGCATTTGTAAGAAATGCTGCCAGGACAGAGAGGATCCCAGGTACCCCTTACCCAGCCTCCCCTGGAAGTAACCTCTTGGAAAATTCGTACATCATCAACCAGGCTCTTGACATGGGTATGCTTCGCTCTCCTAACACTTCCCCAGGCTCCTCGCGTGTGTCCTGGGGCTGCATGCCCCCTGGTTGGTTTTTCCCTAGACCAGATGCATATGGGCCCCATGGGGAAGCCAGGAAcagcccccacctgcctctgcctTGGGGGAACCTGCTTACTCCCACAGTTGATGCCCCTGTGGCTCCGGACAGAGTGCCCCATGCTGCTCTTCGGTGTGGAGGCAGTGGCTACCCTTCCCCCGGTGGTATCCCCCCAACCCCAATACACACTCCAGAACAGCTCAGAACCTGGTAaacagctggggtgggggtggcagggctgTAGCCCTCACCCCCAGGCCTTACCCGTCCACCCTCCAGATGCCCACCCACCTGGTCCTGGGGTGGTGGGAGACATTAACATCAAGAAAAGGATTCAGATCTCAGGTTGACGGGAAGAGGTGCCATCCTGCAGCCAGGGTGACAGCAAAAGACAATCCTGTAGATCCCCATGCCAGGCCGCACCAGGTTTTGGGGAGCAGATGAGGGCCTCCTCAGTGACTGTTCAGGAGATGCCCCAAACCCGGGAGCCTGTCCCGGAGCTAGGCCCTGGGCTTTGGGGAAGGAGGACTGCCGTCTAGCCTCCTGGCCACCTGGGCCATGACGGGGTGGGCAGCCGGAGCAGCCTCCCGGGTGGGGGTCCTGCAGCAGCTCTAGAGTGGCCTCGGCaacccctctgccccacctggGACACGAGGGAGCTGGCCGgacctgggaatctgcatttagCCCATATGTTAGTTTCTTGGCACTGCTGTAGCCAAATACCACAGAACAGGTgacttaagacaacagaaatttatttctctgacagttctggaggccggaagcTTGAGATCAAGGCGTGGGCGGGGTTGGCATCTTCCGGGGGCTCTGAGGGAGCGAGGCTTGGGCGGTCGGTTTCTGGCGGCCTCTGGCCGGCGTCGTGTTCTCTGGCTGTGGCTGCGTCACCCCAATGTCCGCCTTCGTGGTCAGATGGCCTCCTTCCCGGTGTGTATGTGCGTcctctccttataaggacactggtcacAGCGGATTTAGGCTCTCCCCTCCTCCGGTGTGACCCAATTTCAACAGTACCTGCAAAGCCCCTATTTCACAGCAGCTCACCTTCAGGGCGTCCCTGTAGACAGGAACTGGGAGGGGACCCCGCTCGGCCCGTGCAAccccctctccgtctgccccgcCTCCCGGGGCCCGTCACACCAGCGAGGTGGAGCGGGTGCCGGTGCCCTGGGTGGCCCCGTCCCTGGAGGCCGCCGAGGCGCCCGGGGCCCAGCAGAGCAGCCTCTCCCGCACCTTGTCCCTGAACTCCGCGGACACGTAGTAGTAGATGAAGGGATCCACGCAGCTGTTGAGGGTGCTGAGCGCCAGGCTGGGCACGTAGGCCGCGTACAGGTCCCCCCAGGCGTCCGGGCCCGGGTCCGAGTagtgcagcagcagcagcgtgTTGCTGGGGACGAAGAAGGCCAGGGCCGAGGCGAGCACCAGCGCCGTGAGCCCCAGCGCGTGGCCGTAGCGCGGGCCGCCGGCCGCCAGCGCGCACAGCGCGGCCGCGTAGCTCAGCAGCACGACGAGCAGCGGCACGAAGCAGCCGAGCACGGCCAGGCACAGGAAGGCGGGTCGCCAGTAGGAGGCCTGGGCGCCCGCGGGCAGCGCGTCGTGGCACAGCACGCGGGGCGGCCGCGCCAGCCGGAAGGTCTGCTGCTGCAGCGCCAGGGGCAGCGCCAGGGCGGCGGCCGCCAGCCAGGCCAGCGCGCAGAGCCCGGCGGCCAGGCGCCAGCCGCGCAGCGTGAGGGCTCGCAGCGGGTGCACCACGCCGAGGTAGCGGTCCAGGCTGATGGCCGCCAGCAGCAGCACCGAGCCGTACATGTGCCCGTAGAGCGCCGCCGTGGTGGCGCGGCAGGCCGCCTCGCCGAAGGGCCAGTGGCGGTCCTGCAGGTGGTAGGCGATGCGCAGCGGCAGCGTCAAGGCCAGCAGCAGGTCGGCGGCCGCCAGGTTCATGAGCAGCGTGGTGGAGGGCAGCCGCGGCACCCGCGTGGCCAGCACCCAGAGCGCCAGGCCGTTGGCCGGCAGCCCCACCAGCAGCGCCAGCCCGTACACGGCGGGCACCAGCCTCGTGGCCACCCAGCCCAGCAGCAGGGCGCGGGAGCTTTCTGGGATCTCCAAGATCTCGCTGTTGTTAGCCCAGGGCTGGCCGGGGAAGCTGCGCAGGTGGGGCGAGTGAGGGGTCCCCTCCTGGGGCCCGCTCAGGGGCCCCACTGTGCCATCTGGGGGAAAGGGGATCGAGGCGTTGAGAGTCCGGTTGTCACCCCCgtttcccccaccaccaccaccccgccgGTCCCTCCCACTGCGGGATGCTGCTCCCTGGGGGCTCCGGTCCAGGCTCCAGCTCTCAGGAGCCCCCAGCCTGGTGAGTCAGAGCTGGACAGacacccccagccctggcaccGGGCTGGGTTGGAGGactgccccctcccagccagTTCCCTGTCTCCCACTCATCAACTCTaggcctccctccagcccccagacAAGGCCCAAGGGCATGCACCATTACCTCCCCCTGTGCTCCCCATCTCGTCGTAGGTGAGGGGGCTCTGGCTGTCGTCTTCCAGGTTGAACCCCATAACCAGAGGCCAGAGCAGCACCAAGGCCCACATGCTGCCAAGGCTGCTCTGGGCTGGGGCCGGCTGACCTAGGGCTTCCTGCCTGGctggaccccccacccccagcttcctGAGTGCCAGTGGAGGATTGGACAGGCCCCAGTGAGATAAACCAGTCCCTGCCCCCACAAGCCTGTGACAGGCCCATGGTGTGGCCTGAGGAAGCCTGGTGGCCAGAGTCACTTGGTTTCAAAAACAGGGTCCCAGTGCTGGGCCGGCAAGATGGGGGAGGAAATTCCCCACCCTCAGCCTCTGTCTAGCCCAGAAAGCCTCTCCCGGCTGAGTGGCTGCTTCCTGCTACCCGGTCATGTGTGCAGCCCCCGTTCCCAGGACAGCCCTGCAGGTCACGTCCCCAGGCAAGGGCTCTGC
Proteins encoded in this window:
- the F2RL3 gene encoding proteinase-activated receptor 4: MWALVLLWPLVMGFNLEDDSQSPLTYDEMGSTGGDGTVGPLSGPQEGTPHSPHLRSFPGQPWANNSEILEIPESSRALLLGWVATRLVPAVYGLALLVGLPANGLALWVLATRVPRLPSTTLLMNLAAADLLLALTLPLRIAYHLQDRHWPFGEAACRATTAALYGHMYGSVLLLAAISLDRYLGVVHPLRALTLRGWRLAAGLCALAWLAAAALALPLALQQQTFRLARPPRVLCHDALPAGAQASYWRPAFLCLAVLGCFVPLLVVLLSYAAALCALAAGGPRYGHALGLTALVLASALAFFVPSNTLLLLHYSDPGPDAWGDLYAAYVPSLALSTLNSCVDPFIYYYVSAEFRDKVRERLLCWAPGASAASRDGATQGTGTRSTSLV